The window ACTATAAACGCAGCGTCTCTTCCCCATACAAAACCATACCCGCCACAGTGGAAAAACTTCTCGTCAACCTCAGATGCAGCTAAAATTCCACCTGTTTTGGAATTTTGCAGAGTATAAAATACATAGGCACTTCTTTTTTGAAGCTCTATGTTTTTGGGATCTTCTGTACAAATGATCTTTACTTTTGAAAATTTCTTTTTCCAAAAGGTTTTGTTTTGCCTGTAAATTTCATCATACCCTTTTTGTTTTAAGTAAGAAAGTTTTTGGTATATCTCATTTTTTGAATTTCCAAAAGCAAGAAAACATACAACCTTTCCTGTATTCTCAAGTTTTACAGCAATTTGTGGGTTTGTAGCTTCATTCCAGCCTTCCAGCTGATTATCGTTTGCATCATCAATTCCGTTTTTAACTGTAAAGCTTTTTATCTTATTCTCAAAAGCAAGACCTATATATGTCCCTTTAAAATATGCATAGATTATTTCATTTTCCTTATCAACCTTTGCAGCATTAAAAAGGCTTGAAGAATTTATCATAGGTTCTAAAAAGACATAGAAGTCTTCGAAGCCAGTTTCCCATAAACGAACCAAGCTGTCTGTTTCAAAGTCAACAAAGTCAAGCTGAAAAATTGTTCTGTCTGCAATTTTATATTCAAAAAAGTACGCAAAGTCATCCACAAATCCACTTCTTATCTTGAAATTTTCATCCTCGAAAAATACAAGCCCATCCAAAAAAACGGCTGATAAAAAGAGTTTCACCTGCTGATAATAATCTACTGCAGGCCAATAAAACCTTTGCAATATGCCATTTGAATCAAGCTGCCCTAAAACCTTTGTGTTCCCTATTATAGCTTCTATAAGATATGGTTTTTTCAAACTAATCCCTCTTTCTTTGAAAACTTTTATTTAAATCTTGTGCAAACATTTGCAGTAATCTTATTATAGCAGATTTTCAGCAGTTTGTGGATTCAGCAATTTTACTAATTTTATTTTACCCCTTCTGTGCCAAAAAAATCCTCTCCGGCAAAGTTTATTGTAATGCCAGAGAGGATTTTATCTTAGAGCTTTTTTTTTAGTAGTTTTATTTTTCATCGCTCAATCAAATCTAACAAATCACAAACCTTTCTAACCTGTCCTCCATTTAGATTAATCTTATACTCTTTTTCAGGTCTTGCAAAAATGAAGTTGTCTTCTACATCCTTGTCAGCTTCAATTATAAGGCAAATTGCGGGAGTTTTGGGTTTTATTACAATATAGTCATCTTTTATTTCATATTCAAACTGGCAGGGTTTTAGCTCGAGGTTTATTGGCTTTTCAAATACAAAGTAGTTTTCGTATTCCACTCTATCGACAAAAAGGCTTACAAAAACTATGCTTTCCAAAAGTCCTCTGTCTATCTTATCTCCAATTACAGCCGTTTCAACATGTTTGGGTATATATAACCACTCACCCTTCAAAATATTCAAGTTTTCTACTTTTTCAGAAAATGCCTCAACCACACCATTTTCAGGAATTTCAACAGTCAGGTTTTTCTCGTATAACTTCTGCCCGTCAAAATTCCAGATTGTAATATTGATTTGGCCCTGTTTTGACTCTAGTTCATCGCTTACAACATATACCTTTAGCTTTCCATTCTCATACTCAACCACTGGCAAAAACTTTGCAAATATCCTTTTTGACTCATAGTAAAGCGCCTTTCTCCTTTTTAGATAGTCAATTGACGACCATGAGATGACAGGCCAGCAATCATTCAGCTGCCAGTAAAGTGCTCCTGCTGTCCTGAACTTATTCTTCCTGTAGTGCTCAACCGCAAGCTTTATAGCCTCTTTTTGAACAAACTGTGACAAATACACAAAAGAGTCAAAGTCTTTTGGTAGACCAATTGAGCCTGCCATATACCTTATAAGCCTTTCTAAACCTTCTTCCTGCTTTTCGTGCATTCTCAAGGTCTTTGAAAAGATTGTCTGGTCTTTTAGAGGAATATATTTTTTCATTGTGTCAATATGCGCTGCTGCTTGAAAACCAAACTCGCTCACAAACCTTGCATTATCGTGTTTGTAGTAAATATAGTCTTTCCAGCCAGCCCAGATATCCCATGTGTGCTTGTCACCAGCAGTGCTGCTATTTGGATGCTCTCCACCATACGGGCTTGAGATGTGGTACGGTCTTGTTGGGTCAAGCTCTGATAGAATCTGTGGCAAAACCTTCTTGTAAATTCTATTTCCCAAAAATTCTGGGTCGCCAATGTGCCACCAGTCTCTAAAACCCCAGTTGTTTTCGTTATTTCCACACCAAAGCACTATACACGGATGGTTTCTCAGTCGTTTTATCTGGTACTCTGCCTCTTTTTTGAAATTCTCAACGAAAAAGTCAAACTCATCAGGGTAGATTGCGCATGCAAACATGAAATCCTGCCACACCATTATACCATTTTTGTCACACTCGCTATAGAACCAGTCATACTCATAAATTCCGCCGCCCCAGACTCTGAGCATGTTCATGTTTGCATCTTTTGCCATTTTGATTAAAGCTTTGTAGTCATCTTCTTTTAGCCTTGGCAGGATGGAATCAGCAGGTATCCAGTTTGCACCCTTTGCAAAAACCTTCTTGCCATTTATTTCAAAGATAAAACTTTCACCATATTCATCCTTTTCCTTTATTACTCTTACAGTCCTGAGCCCTGTTGTGACCTTCTTTTCTTGAGCTTCATTCGAACTCTTTGCAGTTATTTTAAACTCATACAAAGAGGGCTCCCCATACCCGTTTGGCCACCAAAGTTTTGGGTTTTCTATCTCAATCCTTTCATCAATAAAATACCCCTCTTTTGATTTATAAACCTCTGGAAAAATTTTCATAGAAAAGCTACCATCAAATACCCCTATCTCAACTTCGGATGGTTTTTCAAAACAGTTTATCTTTGCAAACACTCTTACAATGGCAAGCTCATCTGAGATACTTTCCACTTTTACAAACTCATCTTGAATTTCAAGCCCATTGTGAAGCTCTAAATACACGCTCTTCCAGATTCCTATCTGGAGAATTCTTGGCCCCCAGTCCCAGCCGTACGAATACTGCGACTTTCTTATCCAGCTTCTTTGCGGATAGCTGTAGCTTGACTGGTAAATGCTTTTGAGCCTTTCTGCCTCTTTTATTGGTGAAAGAAGGATCACCTTTAAAATGTTTTTCCCTTTTTTAAGTGCAAGACTCACATCAAATTCATACTTCAAAAACATGTTGTCGGTCTTACCCAAATAATGGTCATTTAAATAAATCTCAGATACCGTATCAATTCCTTCGAATACAAGCTTTTTGACCTGAAAATCGACATTATCAACATCAAACTCTTTTACATACTCAAAATCTTTCTCTTCCAGATCATAAAACAAAACCTCGTTTGTAGCATAAAAAGGGTCGGGAAGCTTTCCAAGGTTAATCAAATCAAGCTGGACACACCCTGGCACGCTTGCCTCGTAGTACTCATTTTGACCAACTTCTCTGAACTTCCATTTTCCGTCAAGATTTATTCTCACAGTTTCTGCCCTCCTGTGTTTGTTTAGTCTTTTAGAATTTATTATAATACTTCTCACAGCAAGTTTTTCTTTCTTTATTTTCAGTCTTTATCTCATTTTTTAAGAAAAAAATAAAAGGGTAAAAATCTTCATATCACCCTTTGACAGCGCCTGCAACAAGTCCCTGGATTACTTTTTTGTTGAATATCAGATATACCACAATCACAGGAAGTATTGCAATTGTGATTGCTGCCATAAGCTGGGTGTATTTTACTGTGTACTGAGAAGTGAAATTTGTAAGACCAACAGGCAAAGTCTTCAAAGCATCACTTTTTATCAAAACAAGGGCAAACGAAAACTCGTTCCATGAAGACAAACTGCTTAGAATCACAACTGTTGAAATAATCGGCTTGCAAATGGGAAGAATGATCCTAAAAAGAGTTGTAGTGAGTGTCGCTCCATCAATGTACGCAGCTTCTTCAATCTCATGCGGAATATCTTTTATAAAGTTTTCCATCAAAAATATTGCCATTGGAAGTCCAAGCCCTACATATGGCAAAATCAGCGTTATTCTTTTGTCCAAAAGTCCAAGCACTTTGAACTCAACAAACATCGGAACAAGCAGAGCATGGATTGGTATTAGCATCCCCGCCAAAAACATTGTGTAAAGAAGATTTCTCCCTGTGAACCTGTATCTTGCAAAGAAGTACCCAACCACGAAGCTAAATAAAACAATCAAGATGACAGAGACAACTGTTGTAAATAGGCTGTTGAAAAAGTATATGTGCATCTTTGCAGTTTTGATGGCATTTATATAATTTTCAAAGGTTGGATGTGCTGGCAGCGCGGCAATGTTTAGTGCAAATTCTCTTTCTGTCTTCAGTGATGAATAAATAAGCCAGACAATTGGGAAAATAGATGAAAGTGAAAGCAACATCACAAAAGCGTTTATAATCAAAGCTCCTATTCTTGATAGTATCCTTTTGAGCGTCATTGTCTCTTTCCCCCCATTAGTTTTCGCGAAAGCAAAATTATTGCAAGGCTCAATACAAGTATTCCAACAGAGATTGTAGAACCATAACCGAGCTTGAACATTATAAACGAATTATTGTAAGCATACTGGGCCATGACCATTGAACTTTTGCCAGGACCACCGCCTGTCATGACATATATATGGTCAAACACTTTCATATTTCCTGCAATACAGAGCATCACAGAAACCTTTAAAGTATCTGCCAAAAGAGGCAATATGATATAAATTGTTCTTTTAAAACCGTCTGCACCGTCTATCTCGGCTGCCTCAAATATTTCTTTCGGAATAGACTGAAGCGACGCCATTAAAATTACAAGATAAAACCCGATGTACTGCCATATAAGTGGCACAGAAACAGAGTAGATAACTATCTTTGGGTCGTCAAGCCATGGCTTTATCAAGCTTTCAAGACCAATTGCTCTTAAAATCCAGTTTAAAATTCCTATCTGCTGGTTATACATGAGCGTCCAGATAAAGCCTATTACAACTGCAGATAGAACCACAGGCAAAAATATTACTGTGCGGTGAAACTCTTTGAATTTTAAAACCCTTGTTGTCATAAGGGCAGCCAAAATAAAGGCAATGCCAATCTGCCCAACAATGCAAAGTAAGGTGATTATGATATTGTTTTTAAACGACAGCCAAAAATCTGTATCTTTTATAAGCTCTGCATAGTTTGAAAGTCCAACAAATCTCATTCTTGGCCCGCCAGACCAGTCATAAAGACTGTAGTTGAAGGCCAAAATGAGCGGCATGACAACAACAAATACATACCATAAAACCGGCAAAACCAAATACCCAATGAAAACTCTTGATTTTGGTTTAAAAAGACCCCTTTCCATAGAAGTATACTCACCTCTGAAAAATTTTTCTAAATTTATACTTTCTAACTAAAAGAGGAGGGCAAACTCTTCCCTCCCCTTTCTGTTTATTGGTGAAAATTTAAAAGTAAACCATCTTCTTTATTTAGAAGCCTCTCTTTCGTACTCCTGCTGAATCTTTTGAGCAAGCTTTTCGGGTGTAATTGTGCCTATTATCATGTCTTGAAGACCACTGTTCATAACTTCAATCACACCAGGTGATAGCTGAACATCATACACAGGCACATATTTTATATTCTTTGCAAGCTGCTGGTATTTCTTTGCAAGAGTAGAAAGCTTACTTTCATCATAATTTGTAACTTTTGTTGCAGGAAAACCACCCTTTTCAAGCATAGGCCTTGAATACGCATAGCTTGAGAGCGCTTTTAAAAGTTCCAGAGCAGCATTTTTCTTGCTCCCATCAAGTTTTGCATTTATTTGAAATGCCCAGCCAGCACCGCCTGAAACTGTGTTAGGTTTGCCCTTACCACCTGGCACAGGGGGAATTATAGCAAGCTCTGTTGCATCCAAAACATCCTTTGGAGCTTCATTTGTCACAAGTGAAATTGCCCAGCCACCTTCAAAGAACATTGCAGCTTTTTTGTTATAATAAAGAGTCCTCTGCTGGTTGTTGTCAAGCGAGTTGATATCGGTGTTAAACGCCTTCATTTTAACAAGCTCATCAATTGCCCTGAGCGCATTTACAAACTCTGGGTCGGTAAACTTTGAACCTTTTCTATCTCTTATAGACACAAACCACTCTGTCCCTGTGAACCTGTCACCAAGAGTGCTCAGAATACATGACTCAACAAGCCATTTTCCTTTGTTTCCTGCAGTGATTGGAATATACCCTTTTGATCTAAGTTTTTTGACAGCATCTTTAAACTCATTCCAGTCCTTTGGAAACTCATTTATGCCTGCTTCTTTAAAAATCTGTTTGTTATAGAAAATTAGGGATGTTGGCTGAACCTGGATTGGTATTCCTAAGATTTTGTCACCTCTTTTGAAATCGTCAAACGCACCCTCAACAAAGCTATTTTTCCATGCCATGTCACTGTCAAGCGCATCATTCAAAGGTACAATCTGATTGTTGTTGTAAAATGGGTCAACCATTGAGCCTTTTATAACAAACACATCTGGAAGTTCCCCACCGGCAGCAAGTGTTTTTATCTTTGTCTCATAAGTGTCATGCGACAAAGCTTCCTGCTTTATTGTGACATTTGGATGTGATTTTTTATACTCATTTAGTGCATTGTAAAAACCAGTGCTTATTGCACTTCCGTCGTTTGTAAACATGTGAGTAAACGTTAAAGTAATTTTTTCTTCGATATTTTTGTTCTGGCTGCTCTGCTGCGGCTGCTGAGCTGCCTTTTTCTTGCAGGCAGCAAGCGAAAGCATAAGTCCAAAAACCACTAAAATAGCCAAAACTCTTTTCACAAATCTTGGGTTTTTCATAGATTTTGCCTCCCTCTCATTTTTTATTTCATTTCTACTGTCAATTATATAAATTTGATTATGCAATTTGTAGGTAATAATCTTATTAAAACTTCTATTATTTTAACACATTTGCTGTTTCATTATTCATTTAAGATTTTTTCCAAACAAATATTCGAATATTATAAATTTTTATCATTTTGGAATCTTTCACCCTTGTTATTTAAGCATTTTCTGTGCTATTTTATTCTCAAAATATTTTATAATTAGAAAGGAATCGGTAAAGTGAAAAAGATATCAGGTAGTCTCCAGTTCAAAATTATGGTATGTGCAATTTTTCTGATTATTCTTTCAAGCTTCCCGATTGGAATAACCTCATATATAAAATCTGTCAAAATAGTAGAAAACAAATTTGCATTTTCACATCTTCATACTGTAAAACAGATTGCAAGCTCTCTTGAGCTTATTACAAATGATATAAAAGAAGCTTCGCTTTATTTTATTCAAAGCGGCGATTTGAGGCAGCTTTTGAAATCTGACTTTAAAACTGACTTGTATGAACTTGAAAAGGCAAGGGTACATGTAAACGACTTTTTAACATACCTTGTTGGTGAAAAACCATATATCCATTCCATCTATATAATGGGTAAAAATAATACTATATTTGATACATATGGAATAAAAGAACAAACTTTGAATCTTTCAAATATCAACGTCCAGAGCTACGAATGGTACCCAAACGTTATAACAAGCAGGGCAGGAATATTAACTTATGTAATTTCCCTTGTTCGCCCTATAAGAGATATTAATAACCTCAAAAACCTAATCGGATATTTAGAGATAAACATTGATGAAAAAAGCTTGTTTGAAGAGGTGATACACTTGAGTTCAAATTTTTCTGAAAACTTTGTCATCTGTAACCAAAACTACTTTATCCTCAGCTCAATAGACAAGACTTTAATTGGAAAGAACCTTGCCAAGATGATTTCGACAAAACCTATGGAAAATTTTGAGCAAGGCTTTTTTTACACAAAACTGTCTGGCAAAACCTTTCTTATCACATACTCTACCATAAAACCTCTTGGGTGGAAGGTTGTAAGTTTTGTAGAAAAGGAGGGTCTTGTTGCTGAAAACAGAGCTATACAAAGTTATCTTTTTATTACTATCCTTCTTGCCTTTTTCGCTGCATCTATTTTTCTTGTTTTCATTCAAAATCGTATTCTCTTTCCTCTCAAACAGCTGAGAATCCTTATTGATCACATTTCAAATCAGAACTTTGATGTATATATGCAGCCAAAAGGAAATGATGAGGTGTCAAAGCTAATTCAAGCATTCAACAGTATGTCTGCAAAACTCAATGAGCTTATGAACCAGGTTTACATTGCAACAATAAAGCAAAAAGAGGCAGAGTTAAAAGCACTGCAAGAAAGAATTAATCCTCATTTTCTTTACAACACACTTGATACAATATACTGGACAGCTCGGCTTGAAGGTGCAAATAAAGCATGCATCCTTGTTGAGGCGCTCTCGAAACTTTTCAGGTCAATATTAGCAAACAAAAGTAACATCATAACTGTAAAAGAAGAGATAGAACATCTCAGCAGTTATATCCTCATACAAAATCTCAGGTATCAGGACTTGATAGAATTTTCGTTAAACGTTCAAAGCCAAGCCCTATGCTATAAAACAGTAAAGCTTGTTTTGCAGCCAATTGTAGAAAATGCAATTTATCATGGTATAGAAAAAAGCGGAAAAAGGGGGAAAATAAGTATTGAAGTGTTTACAAAAGACGAAAAGCTGTATTTTATTGTAACCGACACAGGAGCTGGTGCTCCAAAAGAGGTATTTGAAAGTACTCTGAAGAATGATACAAATGGCAAAATAGGACTTAAAAATGTCAATGACAGAATAAAACTTGCGTTCGGAAATGAATACGGCATAGAAATCGAAAGCACACCAGGGCTTGGAACAAAGGTGACGGTTGTACAACCAGCTTTAAAAGAAGGGGTGATTTGAAATGATTAAAATGGTTGTTGCTGATGATGAAAGGATAATCCGAAAAGGAATAATATCTTCAATTGACTGGACGTCGTACGGAATTGAAATAGTAGGAGAAGCATCAAATGGCCAGGAAGCAGCACAGCTTTGCTTTTCAAAACAGCCAGACATTGTCCTTTTGGACATTAGAATGCCCATTTTGGACGGACTTGAAGCTGCAAAGATTATAAAACAGAGCCTGCCGAACATAAAGATTGTGTTTCTCACAGGTTATGACGATGTGGACTACTTAAAGACTGCTCTCAAACTCCGTGCATCTGATTATCTTCTTAAGCCTGTGAGCGCAGATGAGCTAATCAAGGTAGTTATCGGGTTAAAGGAATCTATAATTGAGGAGCTGAAAAAGTCTTTTGAGACTATGCTTTATAAGAACATTGTGGAAGAGAACATATATGTTTTGAGGTCCACATTTTTAAAAACTCTGTTTGCAAATCCCGAAATAGTCCTTGACCCTGTAAAAGAAAGGCTTTTGAAAATCTCCTTAGAAGGTCCTTACTTTCAGGTAATTTTGGTTGTAGTTGAAGATATTTTTATGTTAATGGAATCTTCTGTGTTAAAGAACAAAGAATTTGTGCTAAATCTACTTGCAAACATAATCGAAGAAGATATCCAGGAAAAGTATCGTGGATTTGTATTTTACGGCAACTTTGGTGAAAACATCTTGATTTTGATACTAAACTTGAATGAACCAAAAGAAATAGATGAAAAGCTTCTAAATCAAATAAAATTCAATGCCAAGAAGTATCTTAACGTTAAGATCTCATTTTCAAAAGGAATTGTTGTTCCAAGCAAAAAGGAACTACATTTATCTTTAAAAAGTGCATCAGATAGTAAGTTCCTTCTATCTCAGCTGACTGAAGATGAGGTCGAGCTTTTGAACGCTTTTATGTCTCTTGATAAGGAAAAGACAACTTTGTTATTAAATAAGATTTTTGAAAAACTGGAAGATCAAAATGATAAAAGTTCTTTAGAAAATACTTATAAGAAGCTTTCTGACCTTATTTTCACAAAGGCAAAAGAAATCTGCCCTGTTTTAAAAGATGAGTTTGTCAAAAGCGCAGCCTTTTCTTTTAAAAAGCAGGAACATGAAAATATGAAAAAAAGCCTAATAGACTTTGTCATCTCTTGCATTGACAAGATTCAGAATGTAAAAGAAAGTAGGCACAGGAAAATTATAAAAGATGCCATAAGTTACATTGAGAAAAACTATGCAACCCAAATTTTACTGTCTGATATTGCTGAGGTTTGTAGAATTTCTCCAAACTATTTTTGTAAAATATTCAAAGAAGAAACTGGTAAAAGTTTTGTGGACTTTTTGAATGAACTCAGGATAAACAAAGCAAAAGAGTTTCTCCTTTCTACAAACCTAAAATCTTATGAGGTTGCCGAAAAGGTTGGATTTAGCGACTATAAATATTTTTCGATGATATTTAAAAAATACACAGGAACGTCTCCTAGGAAGTTCAAAGAGGAAAGACAAAAATAAAAGCGTTTTTTCCTTTTTTGTGATATAATTTTATGAAAGAGTTTGAAAAAAGCCGTGTGGATGTGTTATGGAACAAAAAAAATTTATAGACCTGGCAAGGGAGTTTATTGAGAGGATAAGCAAAGAATGTGCAATAAAGTTTGCATATTTGTTCGGATCATTTGCAACAGGAACATTTAACAATATGAGCGATGTTGACATTGCAGTTATGTTTGAAGAAGATTTACTTGCGATGAATGAAGCAATCTTGAGAGGTCTTTTGATGGAAGAGGGAAAAGCTCTATTTAAAAGAGATGTTGATATTGTCAACCTGAAAAATGCTAATATTTTTCTTAAGTACAGCATAATCAAGGATGGGATAATTCTAAAAGACCATGAAGAAAGAAGCTTATTTGAAGTAAGTGTCCTCAGAGAGTACTTTGATTTTAGCTATTATTCTGAAATATACAATCAAAAGATTCTTGAAAGTATAAAAAATAAAGAATTTTTTAAAAAAGACCAGAAGGATATTTAGCACAAAGAAGGTGGAGAATGTGAAGGTTTTGCTTTGCCAGATAAATCCTATTGTTGGAGACATTGAAGGCAACACAAAAAAGATAATAAGAATTATAAAATCCCACAGAGACGCAAAAATTCTTATATTTCCGGAACTTGCAATCTGCGGATATCCTCCAAAAGACCTCTTGTTTCAAAAAGACTTTATAGAGGCTGCTTATAATGCAATAGAAAAAATTGCAAAAGAAGTGGAAGACAGTTTTGTTATTGTCGGTAGCCCAACAAAGAGTCATCATGTTTCGAAACTTTTCAATAGTGCTGTTATCTTCCA is drawn from Caldicellulosiruptor diazotrophicus and contains these coding sequences:
- a CDS encoding carbohydrate ABC transporter permease translates to MTLKRILSRIGALIINAFVMLLSLSSIFPIVWLIYSSLKTEREFALNIAALPAHPTFENYINAIKTAKMHIYFFNSLFTTVVSVILIVLFSFVVGYFFARYRFTGRNLLYTMFLAGMLIPIHALLVPMFVEFKVLGLLDKRITLILPYVGLGLPMAIFLMENFIKDIPHEIEEAAYIDGATLTTTLFRIILPICKPIISTVVILSSLSSWNEFSFALVLIKSDALKTLPVGLTNFTSQYTVKYTQLMAAITIAILPVIVVYLIFNKKVIQGLVAGAVKG
- a CDS encoding sensor histidine kinase, whose protein sequence is MKKISGSLQFKIMVCAIFLIILSSFPIGITSYIKSVKIVENKFAFSHLHTVKQIASSLELITNDIKEASLYFIQSGDLRQLLKSDFKTDLYELEKARVHVNDFLTYLVGEKPYIHSIYIMGKNNTIFDTYGIKEQTLNLSNINVQSYEWYPNVITSRAGILTYVISLVRPIRDINNLKNLIGYLEINIDEKSLFEEVIHLSSNFSENFVICNQNYFILSSIDKTLIGKNLAKMISTKPMENFEQGFFYTKLSGKTFLITYSTIKPLGWKVVSFVEKEGLVAENRAIQSYLFITILLAFFAASIFLVFIQNRILFPLKQLRILIDHISNQNFDVYMQPKGNDEVSKLIQAFNSMSAKLNELMNQVYIATIKQKEAELKALQERINPHFLYNTLDTIYWTARLEGANKACILVEALSKLFRSILANKSNIITVKEEIEHLSSYILIQNLRYQDLIEFSLNVQSQALCYKTVKLVLQPIVENAIYHGIEKSGKRGKISIEVFTKDEKLYFIVTDTGAGAPKEVFESTLKNDTNGKIGLKNVNDRIKLAFGNEYGIEIESTPGLGTKVTVVQPALKEGVI
- a CDS encoding response regulator transcription factor; its protein translation is MIKMVVADDERIIRKGIISSIDWTSYGIEIVGEASNGQEAAQLCFSKQPDIVLLDIRMPILDGLEAAKIIKQSLPNIKIVFLTGYDDVDYLKTALKLRASDYLLKPVSADELIKVVIGLKESIIEELKKSFETMLYKNIVEENIYVLRSTFLKTLFANPEIVLDPVKERLLKISLEGPYFQVILVVVEDIFMLMESSVLKNKEFVLNLLANIIEEDIQEKYRGFVFYGNFGENILILILNLNEPKEIDEKLLNQIKFNAKKYLNVKISFSKGIVVPSKKELHLSLKSASDSKFLLSQLTEDEVELLNAFMSLDKEKTTLLLNKIFEKLEDQNDKSSLENTYKKLSDLIFTKAKEICPVLKDEFVKSAAFSFKKQEHENMKKSLIDFVISCIDKIQNVKESRHRKIIKDAISYIEKNYATQILLSDIAEVCRISPNYFCKIFKEETGKSFVDFLNELRINKAKEFLLSTNLKSYEVAEKVGFSDYKYFSMIFKKYTGTSPRKFKEERQK
- a CDS encoding glycoside hydrolase family 2 protein, encoding MRINLDGKWKFREVGQNEYYEASVPGCVQLDLINLGKLPDPFYATNEVLFYDLEEKDFEYVKEFDVDNVDFQVKKLVFEGIDTVSEIYLNDHYLGKTDNMFLKYEFDVSLALKKGKNILKVILLSPIKEAERLKSIYQSSYSYPQRSWIRKSQYSYGWDWGPRILQIGIWKSVYLELHNGLEIQDEFVKVESISDELAIVRVFAKINCFEKPSEVEIGVFDGSFSMKIFPEVYKSKEGYFIDERIEIENPKLWWPNGYGEPSLYEFKITAKSSNEAQEKKVTTGLRTVRVIKEKDEYGESFIFEINGKKVFAKGANWIPADSILPRLKEDDYKALIKMAKDANMNMLRVWGGGIYEYDWFYSECDKNGIMVWQDFMFACAIYPDEFDFFVENFKKEAEYQIKRLRNHPCIVLWCGNNENNWGFRDWWHIGDPEFLGNRIYKKVLPQILSELDPTRPYHISSPYGGEHPNSSTAGDKHTWDIWAGWKDYIYYKHDNARFVSEFGFQAAAHIDTMKKYIPLKDQTIFSKTLRMHEKQEEGLERLIRYMAGSIGLPKDFDSFVYLSQFVQKEAIKLAVEHYRKNKFRTAGALYWQLNDCWPVISWSSIDYLKRRKALYYESKRIFAKFLPVVEYENGKLKVYVVSDELESKQGQINITIWNFDGQKLYEKNLTVEIPENGVVEAFSEKVENLNILKGEWLYIPKHVETAVIGDKIDRGLLESIVFVSLFVDRVEYENYFVFEKPINLELKPCQFEYEIKDDYIVIKPKTPAICLIIEADKDVEDNFIFARPEKEYKINLNGGQVRKVCDLLDLIER
- the mntA gene encoding type VII toxin-antitoxin system MntA family adenylyltransferase antitoxin; the encoded protein is MEQKKFIDLAREFIERISKECAIKFAYLFGSFATGTFNNMSDVDIAVMFEEDLLAMNEAILRGLLMEEGKALFKRDVDIVNLKNANIFLKYSIIKDGIILKDHEERSLFEVSVLREYFDFSYYSEIYNQKILESIKNKEFFKKDQKDI
- a CDS encoding extracellular solute-binding protein encodes the protein MKNPRFVKRVLAILVVFGLMLSLAACKKKAAQQPQQSSQNKNIEEKITLTFTHMFTNDGSAISTGFYNALNEYKKSHPNVTIKQEALSHDTYETKIKTLAAGGELPDVFVIKGSMVDPFYNNNQIVPLNDALDSDMAWKNSFVEGAFDDFKRGDKILGIPIQVQPTSLIFYNKQIFKEAGINEFPKDWNEFKDAVKKLRSKGYIPITAGNKGKWLVESCILSTLGDRFTGTEWFVSIRDRKGSKFTDPEFVNALRAIDELVKMKAFNTDINSLDNNQQRTLYYNKKAAMFFEGGWAISLVTNEAPKDVLDATELAIIPPVPGGKGKPNTVSGGAGWAFQINAKLDGSKKNAALELLKALSSYAYSRPMLEKGGFPATKVTNYDESKLSTLAKKYQQLAKNIKYVPVYDVQLSPGVIEVMNSGLQDMIIGTITPEKLAQKIQQEYEREASK
- a CDS encoding carbohydrate ABC transporter permease; translated protein: MERGLFKPKSRVFIGYLVLPVLWYVFVVVMPLILAFNYSLYDWSGGPRMRFVGLSNYAELIKDTDFWLSFKNNIIITLLCIVGQIGIAFILAALMTTRVLKFKEFHRTVIFLPVVLSAVVIGFIWTLMYNQQIGILNWILRAIGLESLIKPWLDDPKIVIYSVSVPLIWQYIGFYLVILMASLQSIPKEIFEAAEIDGADGFKRTIYIILPLLADTLKVSVMLCIAGNMKVFDHIYVMTGGGPGKSSMVMAQYAYNNSFIMFKLGYGSTISVGILVLSLAIILLSRKLMGGKRQ